The following proteins are encoded in a genomic region of Neomonachus schauinslandi chromosome 7, ASM220157v2, whole genome shotgun sequence:
- the LOC110591148 gene encoding zinc finger protein 474-like, with translation METGKERRVCNKLQQSFHHSKEPTFLINQAILCGDSHSRLLPDTEHVSRVGKIRTGPQKMRPGTVILSKQSSRRIMSGSQPSTPVIPSRRPGFRVCYICGREFGSQSIAIHEPQCLEKWRVENSKLPKHLRRPEPSKPQPLGGSGSYNLQAVNEAALQSSRSQLLPCESCGRTFLPDRLPVHQRSCKPKGDGPGAPTPSSSDDHTGPRKAAGGIPARPKTLICYICGREFGTLSLPIHEPKCLEKWKIENDRLPRELRRPLPQKSQPLPTGRSNQEGPSQAQLEPCPNCGRTFAPERLLVHQRSCKAQPRGPKIQNLTLGSKGDLKESTNSKQQRNMAAPMVTDKVIHAT, from the coding sequence ATGGaaacaggaaaggagagaagggttTGCAACAAATTGCAGCAGAGTTTCCACCATTCTAAAGAGCCCACCTTCCTTATCAACCAGGCCATTCTATGTGGTGACTCCCATTCTAGGCTTTTGCCAGACACAGAGCATGTCAGTCGTGTTGGAAAAATAAGGACAGGACCTCAGAAAATGAGACCTGGAACGGTGATACTCTCAAAACAGTCCAGTAGGAGAATTATGTCGGGAAGTCAGCCCAGCACCCCCGTGATCCCCTCCCGCAGGCCTGGATTCCGGGTGTGCTATATCTGTGGCCGAGAATTTGGGTCCCAGTCAATTGCCATTCATGAACCCCAGTGCTTGGAGAAGTGGCGGGTTGAAAACAGCAAGTTGCCCAAGCACCTGAGGAGGCCAGAACCCTCCAAGCCACAGCCTCTCGGGGGCAGTGGGTCCTACAATCTGCAGGCAGTGAACGAAGCAGCGCTCCAGAGTTCCCGGTCTCAGCTGCTGCCCTGCGAATCCTGTGGCCGCACGTTCTTACCAGATCGGCTTCCTGTGCACCAGAGAAGCTGCAAGCCCAAGGGTGACGGGCCCGGAGCACCAACCCCCAGCAGTTCTGACGATCATACTGGTCCCAGGAAGGCTGCTGGGGGCATCCCAGCCCGACCAAAGACTCTCATCTGCTACATTTGTGGTAGGGAGTTTGGCACTCTGTCCCTTCCCATTCATGAGCCCAAATGCCTGGAaaagtggaaaatagaaaatgaccGGCTCCCCAGGGAGCTCCGCCGACCACTCCCACAGAAGTCTCAGCCACTTCCCACTGGACGGTCCAACCAAGAGGGGCCAAGTCAAGCTCAGCTGGAGCCCTGTCCAAACTGCGGCCGGACCTTTGCCCCAGAACGCCTTCTGGTACACCAGAGAAGCTGTAAAGCTCAACCTCGTGGGCCAAAAATTCAGAATTTGACCTTAGGAAGTAAAGGTGACCTAAAAGAGTCCACTAATTCCAAGCAGCAAAGGAACATGGCAGCACCCATGGTGACTGATAAGGTAATTCATGCCACATGA